A DNA window from Hevea brasiliensis isolate MT/VB/25A 57/8 chromosome 2, ASM3005281v1, whole genome shotgun sequence contains the following coding sequences:
- the LOC110664283 gene encoding protein TIC 22-like, chloroplastic: MSSIKLDNEKNFSPSKQFPELTLQALTGLQNHCSAFLQNLSEFPLFNPNPSCFQTHLQTSLCNLQNLPKHVIDNTVSRFNPNPPSSSKNPVWARISQDSKTQFEPVRQSRTSLSTETIEERLAGVPVYALSNSNEEFVLVSGVSTGKSLGLLCFKKEDAEALLEQMKSMDPGMRKSGSKVVPVALNKVFQLKVDGVAFRLIPEASQVRNALSEREKAGFSDDGFSGVPVFQSRSLVLRSQNKRYRPVFFRKEDLEKSLRRASRQQKKLNPAFRQGDIQVAVFEEIIKSMKDSSTSTWDDVVFIPPGFDVSTDPAQQ, from the exons ATGAGTTCCATCAAACTGGACAACGAAAAAAATTTCTCACCATCCAAGCAATTCCCAGAACTCACTCTCCAAGCCTTAACCGGGCTCCAAAACCATTGCTCTGCTTTCCTCCAAAACCTCTCCGAATTCCCTCTCTTTAATCCCAACCCCTCTTGCTTCCAAACCCACCTTCAAACCTCTCTCTGCAACCTTCAAAACCTCCCAAAACATGTAATCGACAATACAGTTTCTCGCTTCAACCCAAATCCTCCCTCTTCATCCAAAAACCCAGTCTGGGCTCGAATTTCTCAGGATTCCAAGACCCAATTCGAGCCAGTTCGCCAATCTCGTACTTCTCTGTCAACTGAAACCATTGAAGAGAGATTGGCAGGCGTGCCTGTGTATGCTTTGAGCAATTCCAATGAAGAATTTGTGTTGGTTTCCGGGGTTTCCACTGGGAAGTCTCTGGGGTTGCTTTGCTTCAAGAAGGAAGATGCTGAGGCGCTTCTTGAGCAAATGAAGAGCATGGACCCTGGAATGAGAAAAAGTGGGTCTAAGGTGGTTCCGGTTGCTTTAAACAAG GTTTTTCAGCTAAAGGTTGATGGGGTGGCATTTAGGTTGATACCAGAGGCATCTCAAGTCAGGAATGCCCTTAGC GAGAGGGAAAAGGCTGGATTTTCTGATGATGGCTTCTCTGGGGTTCCAGTTTTCCAG TCAAGAAGTTTGGTATTGAGAAGCCAAAACAAGAGATACCGTCCTGTATTCTTTCGAAAG GAGGATTTAGAAAAATCTCTAAGGCGGGCTTCACGCCAGCAGAAAAAATTAAATCCTGCATTTAGGCAGGGGGATATTCAG GTTGCCGTTTTTGAAGAAATAATCAAGTCTATGAAG GATAGTTCTACTTCAACCTGGGATGATGTTGTTTTCATCCCTCCCGGTTTCGACGTTTCAACTGATCCTGCCCAGCAATAG